The following proteins are encoded in a genomic region of Protaetiibacter sp. SSC-01:
- the pknB gene encoding Stk1 family PASTA domain-containing Ser/Thr kinase gives MAEVREGLDTRLNRRVAIKLLRPTLATDPAFRLRFRQEAQAAARMAHPTIVRVFDAGEETVRAADGLDVQLPFIVMERVEGKLLSDLIAAGPIEAPEAARIATGILTALEYSHRAGVVHRDIKPGNVMITPNGQVKVMDFGIARAISESSANVAQTSAVLGTASYFSPEQARGESVDARTDLYSTGVVLYEMLTGRAPFRGDSPVAVAYQHVSEVPTPPNALNPSVSPAMSAVVMRALAKDRFERFQSAADFKADLEVAVGGKVPDRVPVADDFNATLFGVNPNSTAASEATLRRLANDENRPTRTQNRPPVAWIWGGIAVMVVIIVAAMVWVFSLSPTNIASDLGITVPDVVNEEAEAGIAELTEAGLQPRRVDRASTEVEAGRIISTSIEAGTRVSEGEEIEVVVSTGPPSVSLPALTYVPEADAIAKLQELGLTYGTSGLAYHPNIPAGQVIGITIDDNESMLTGAQSVPAGSTVNLVISNGLVQVPEVVGQAIGDAQTQLSVLQLNVNLKPDGSCSGGKVTAQSAKGDVPQRSSVTLTYCQGD, from the coding sequence ATGGCCGAGGTCCGCGAGGGCCTCGACACGCGTCTCAACCGACGCGTCGCCATCAAGCTCCTGCGCCCCACTCTCGCGACCGACCCGGCCTTCCGCCTGCGGTTCCGTCAGGAGGCGCAGGCCGCCGCCCGCATGGCGCACCCGACGATCGTGCGCGTCTTCGACGCGGGCGAGGAGACGGTCCGCGCCGCCGACGGCCTCGACGTGCAGCTGCCGTTCATCGTCATGGAGCGCGTCGAGGGCAAGCTGCTCTCCGACCTCATCGCCGCCGGCCCCATCGAGGCGCCCGAGGCCGCGCGCATCGCCACGGGAATCCTCACCGCCCTCGAGTACTCACACCGCGCGGGTGTCGTGCACCGCGACATCAAGCCCGGCAACGTCATGATCACGCCCAACGGGCAGGTCAAGGTCATGGACTTCGGCATCGCCCGAGCCATCTCTGAGTCGTCGGCCAACGTCGCGCAGACGAGCGCCGTGCTCGGCACCGCGAGCTACTTCTCGCCCGAGCAGGCCCGCGGCGAGAGCGTCGACGCCCGCACCGACCTGTACTCGACGGGCGTCGTGCTCTACGAGATGCTCACGGGCCGCGCGCCGTTCCGCGGCGACTCGCCCGTCGCCGTCGCCTACCAGCACGTGAGCGAGGTGCCGACGCCGCCCAACGCGCTCAACCCGTCCGTCTCGCCCGCGATGAGCGCCGTCGTCATGCGCGCTCTCGCGAAGGACCGCTTCGAGCGCTTCCAGAGCGCCGCCGACTTCAAGGCCGACCTCGAGGTCGCCGTGGGCGGCAAGGTGCCCGACCGTGTTCCCGTCGCCGACGACTTCAACGCGACGCTCTTCGGCGTCAACCCCAACTCGACCGCGGCATCCGAGGCCACCCTGCGCCGCCTCGCGAACGACGAGAACCGCCCCACCCGCACGCAGAACCGCCCGCCGGTCGCGTGGATCTGGGGCGGCATCGCCGTCATGGTGGTCATCATCGTCGCGGCGATGGTGTGGGTCTTCAGCCTCTCGCCCACCAACATCGCGAGCGACCTCGGCATCACGGTGCCGGATGTCGTGAACGAGGAGGCCGAGGCGGGCATCGCCGAGCTCACCGAGGCCGGTCTCCAGCCGCGCCGGGTCGACCGGGCGAGCACCGAGGTCGAGGCCGGACGCATCATCTCGACGAGCATCGAGGCCGGCACGCGCGTGAGCGAGGGCGAGGAGATCGAGGTCGTCGTCTCGACCGGCCCGCCGTCGGTGTCGCTGCCCGCCCTCACCTACGTGCCCGAGGCCGACGCGATCGCGAAGCTCCAGGAGCTCGGGCTCACCTACGGCACGAGCGGGCTCGCCTACCACCCGAACATCCCGGCGGGCCAGGTCATCGGCATCACGATCGACGACAACGAGTCGATGCTCACGGGCGCGCAGAGCGTGCCCGCCGGCAGCACCGTCAACCTCGTCATCTCGAACGGCCTCGTGCAGGTGCCCGAGGTCGTGGGCCAGGCGATCGGCGACGCGCAGACGCAGCTCAGCGTGCTGCAGCTCAACGTGAACCTCAAGCCCGACGGCTCCTGCTCGGGCGGCAAGGTGACGGCGCAGTCGGCGAAGGGCGACGTGCCCCAGCGCTCGTCGGTCACCCTCACCTACTGCCAGGGCGACTGA
- a CDS encoding serine/threonine-protein kinase encodes MRPTSGLTFGGRYQLSSRIAIGGMGEVWQATDLVIGRTVAIKILKDEYLGDPGFLERFRAEARHAALVNHEGIANVFDYGEEDGSAYLVMELVPGEALSTVLEREKVLSTDRVLDIVAQTASALQAAHSAGLVHRDIKPGNLLITPDGRVKITDFGIARIADQVPLTATGQVMGTVQYLSPEQASGHPASPSTDIYSLGIVAYEALAGRRPFTGESQVAIAMAQINETPPDLPVTVSEPVRNLVYSSIAKRPEDRPATAAHLARAAQALRRGDIAGAAAAVPGVATGAVAVDSATGAATRVLPTAGTGTTPVTSTAERRRSPWMWPLIAIVSLLAVALIAIIIVIAVQPRGGGDDPSAPPSTPVSTPPSEEPSATPTSDTVLINRDDYIGLPVGEAVAMLDATGGQFEIRQETGAPAPSPGQVDTVQSITPSGNVRKGQTITLTVYGAFPPPSSPSAPSPSSTSGDPGDPITLSFASYTGCPAGFALEGYTFTLENASAVGGSNSVGADATSIDIQLGESGTAKASYIARCAGGIQSQASPQISITVN; translated from the coding sequence ATGAGACCGACGAGCGGGCTCACCTTCGGGGGGCGATACCAGCTGTCGAGCCGGATCGCGATCGGCGGCATGGGCGAGGTGTGGCAGGCGACCGATCTCGTGATCGGGCGCACCGTCGCGATCAAGATCCTCAAGGACGAGTACCTCGGCGACCCCGGGTTCCTCGAGCGCTTCCGCGCCGAGGCGAGGCACGCGGCCCTCGTCAACCACGAGGGCATCGCCAACGTCTTCGACTACGGCGAGGAGGACGGATCGGCGTACCTCGTCATGGAGCTCGTCCCCGGCGAGGCGCTCTCGACCGTGCTCGAGCGCGAGAAGGTGCTGTCGACCGACCGCGTGCTCGACATCGTGGCCCAGACGGCATCCGCTCTCCAGGCCGCGCACTCGGCGGGTCTCGTGCACCGCGACATCAAGCCCGGCAACCTGCTCATCACGCCCGACGGGCGCGTCAAGATCACCGACTTCGGCATCGCGCGCATCGCCGACCAGGTGCCGCTCACGGCCACCGGTCAGGTCATGGGCACCGTGCAGTACCTGTCGCCCGAGCAGGCGAGCGGTCACCCCGCATCGCCGTCGACCGACATCTACTCGCTCGGCATCGTCGCCTACGAGGCCCTCGCCGGCCGTCGCCCGTTCACGGGCGAGTCGCAGGTGGCGATCGCCATGGCGCAGATCAACGAGACGCCGCCCGACCTGCCGGTCACGGTGTCCGAGCCCGTGCGCAACCTCGTCTACTCCTCGATCGCGAAGCGCCCGGAGGACCGTCCGGCGACGGCCGCGCACCTCGCGCGCGCCGCCCAGGCGCTCCGCCGCGGAGACATCGCGGGTGCCGCGGCCGCCGTGCCCGGCGTCGCGACGGGCGCCGTCGCCGTCGACTCCGCGACGGGCGCCGCGACGCGCGTGCTCCCGACCGCCGGAACCGGCACCACCCCGGTCACGTCGACCGCCGAGCGCCGCCGCAGCCCCTGGATGTGGCCGCTCATCGCGATCGTGTCGCTCCTCGCGGTCGCGCTCATCGCGATCATCATCGTCATCGCCGTGCAGCCGCGCGGCGGCGGCGACGACCCGAGCGCCCCGCCGTCGACCCCCGTCAGCACGCCGCCGAGCGAGGAGCCGAGCGCGACGCCCACGAGCGACACCGTGCTCATCAACCGCGACGACTACATCGGCCTGCCGGTCGGCGAGGCCGTCGCGATGCTGGATGCCACGGGCGGCCAGTTCGAGATCCGCCAGGAGACCGGCGCCCCGGCCCCGTCGCCCGGCCAGGTCGACACGGTGCAGAGCATCACGCCGAGCGGCAACGTGCGCAAGGGGCAGACGATCACGCTGACCGTCTACGGCGCCTTCCCGCCGCCGAGCTCCCCGAGCGCGCCGAGCCCGTCGTCCACGAGCGGCGACCCCGGCGACCCCATCACCCTCAGCTTCGCGAGCTACACCGGATGCCCGGCCGGCTTCGCACTCGAGGGCTACACGTTCACGCTCGAGAACGCGTCCGCCGTCGGAGGCTCGAACAGCGTGGGAGCCGATGCGACGAGCATCGACATCCAGCTCGGCGAGAGCGGAACCGCCAAGGCCAGTTACATCGCCCGGTGCGCTGGCGGCATCCAGTCGCAGGCCTCGCCGCAGATTTCCATCACGGTCAACTAA
- a CDS encoding penicillin-binding protein 2: MNKELRRVSVLILAMFLALCTSTTIIQVVQQEQLQADSRNTRTLYASFSVERGPILAGDTVIAQSVPSGDEYKYQRTYPQGELYAAVTGYFTIHGENTGLEGTLNDYLSGRANQQFLDRLNSILTGKNPRGASVLTTIDPVVQQAAWDALGDLQGAVVAIDPSTGRILAMVSKPSFDPNLLAGHDQAGVIAAYEQLLAAEGDPLVNRTIGGALNPPGSTFKVVVSAAALAGGLTPDTQIPNPPSFTLPGTSTTITNSEGGACGGGETVSIADALRMSCNIPFAQLGAQLGYEAISDQARRFGFEDSFAVPMKVTPSVFPEPESEAQLMLQSFGQGNDRVTPLQMAMVSAAIANDGELMRPNLVERVSAADLSTLQEFAPEAYGRSVSSSVAASLTQMMVANVASGAASNARISGVDVAGKTGTAQNGANQPHTLWFTGFAPADDPQVAVAVVIENGGGRGQSGFGNTIAAPVAKKVIEAVLNR; this comes from the coding sequence GTGAACAAGGAGCTCCGCCGCGTGAGCGTGCTCATCCTCGCGATGTTCCTCGCGCTGTGCACCTCGACGACGATCATCCAGGTCGTGCAGCAGGAGCAGCTGCAGGCCGACTCGCGCAACACCCGCACGCTCTACGCGAGCTTCTCGGTCGAGCGCGGGCCGATCCTCGCGGGCGACACCGTCATCGCGCAGTCGGTGCCGAGCGGCGACGAGTACAAGTACCAGCGCACCTACCCGCAGGGCGAGCTCTACGCGGCGGTCACCGGCTACTTCACGATCCACGGCGAGAACACGGGCCTCGAGGGCACGCTCAACGACTACCTGAGCGGCCGCGCGAACCAGCAGTTCCTCGACCGCCTCAACTCGATCCTCACGGGCAAGAACCCGCGCGGAGCGTCCGTGCTCACGACGATCGACCCCGTCGTGCAGCAGGCGGCGTGGGACGCGCTCGGCGACCTGCAGGGCGCCGTCGTCGCGATCGACCCGTCGACGGGCCGCATCCTCGCGATGGTGTCGAAGCCGTCGTTCGACCCGAACCTGCTCGCGGGCCACGACCAGGCGGGCGTCATCGCCGCCTACGAGCAGCTGCTCGCGGCCGAGGGCGACCCGCTCGTCAACCGCACGATCGGCGGCGCCCTCAACCCGCCGGGCTCGACGTTCAAGGTCGTCGTGAGCGCCGCGGCCCTCGCGGGAGGCCTCACCCCCGACACGCAGATCCCCAACCCGCCGAGCTTCACGCTCCCCGGCACCTCGACGACGATCACCAACTCCGAGGGCGGTGCGTGCGGCGGCGGCGAGACGGTGAGCATCGCCGACGCCCTGCGGATGTCGTGCAACATCCCGTTCGCGCAGCTCGGCGCCCAGCTCGGCTACGAGGCGATCTCCGACCAGGCTCGCCGCTTCGGCTTCGAGGACTCGTTCGCGGTGCCCATGAAGGTCACCCCGAGCGTCTTCCCCGAGCCGGAGAGCGAGGCGCAGCTCATGCTGCAGTCGTTCGGCCAGGGCAACGACCGCGTGACCCCGCTGCAGATGGCGATGGTCTCTGCGGCGATCGCGAACGACGGCGAGCTCATGCGGCCGAACCTCGTGGAGCGCGTGAGCGCCGCCGACCTGTCGACGCTGCAGGAGTTCGCGCCCGAGGCGTACGGCCGCTCGGTGAGCTCGAGCGTGGCCGCGAGCTTGACTCAGATGATGGTCGCGAATGTGGCCAGCGGCGCGGCGAGCAATGCCAGAATCAGTGGTGTCGACGTCGCGGGCAAGACGGGCACAGCACAGAACGGCGCGAACCAGCCGCACACCCTCTGGTTCACCGGATTCGCCCCGGCAGACGACCCCCAGGTCGCCGTCGCTGTGGTGATCGAGAACGGTGGAGGCAGAGGCCAATCCGGTTTCGGGAACACGATCGCGGCTCCGGTCGCGAAGAAGGTCATAGAGGCGGTGCTGAACAGATGA
- a CDS encoding FtsW/RodA/SpoVE family cell cycle protein, translating into MRTPARLRNLELLLIVVALGVAAAALALVDLGAVGEIDAEMFALAALPAGLVLVLHIAERLVAPEGDPFVVPIATALTGLGIAMIHRLDIAEGYEGWAAFAVRQAVWAAIAISVAIAGLVLMRNHRVLQRYRYLAMFIGILLLLLPAVPGIGDTGANADVWVRIGFFSFQPGEFAKILLAVFFAGYLVTARDSLSMVGRSILGLRLPRARDLGPILVVWILSMGVIVIQRDLGTALLYFGLFLVMLYVATGRGSWIFIGLALFAAGGWAATRILPYVQGRFANWLDAFNPEIYEREGGSFQLVQGIFGLADGGLVGTGLGQGRPDLVPLAESDYIIASLGEELGLIGLFAILALYLIFVARGFRIGVAGQDDFGRLLAVGLSFVVALQVFIVIGGVTRIIPLTGLTTPFLAAGGSSLVANWLIVALLLRLSDAVRQQPHAIVEGGAS; encoded by the coding sequence ATGCGCACACCCGCGCGCCTGCGCAACCTCGAGCTGCTGCTCATCGTCGTCGCGCTCGGCGTCGCCGCGGCGGCCCTCGCGCTCGTCGACCTCGGCGCGGTGGGCGAGATCGACGCGGAGATGTTCGCCCTCGCGGCGCTCCCCGCGGGCCTCGTGCTCGTGCTGCACATCGCGGAGCGCCTCGTCGCGCCCGAGGGCGACCCGTTCGTCGTGCCGATCGCGACGGCGCTCACGGGCCTCGGCATCGCGATGATCCACCGCCTCGACATCGCCGAGGGCTACGAGGGGTGGGCGGCGTTCGCCGTGCGGCAGGCGGTGTGGGCGGCCATCGCGATCTCCGTGGCGATCGCGGGGCTCGTGCTGATGCGCAACCACCGCGTGCTGCAGCGCTACCGCTACCTCGCGATGTTCATCGGCATCCTGCTGCTCCTGCTGCCGGCGGTGCCGGGCATCGGCGACACGGGCGCGAACGCCGACGTCTGGGTGCGCATCGGGTTCTTCTCGTTCCAGCCGGGCGAGTTCGCGAAGATCTTGCTCGCGGTCTTCTTCGCGGGTTACCTCGTGACGGCGCGCGACTCCCTCTCCATGGTGGGCCGCTCGATCCTCGGGCTGCGCCTGCCGCGAGCGCGCGACCTCGGGCCGATCCTCGTGGTCTGGATCCTGTCGATGGGCGTCATCGTGATTCAGCGCGACCTCGGCACCGCGCTTCTCTACTTCGGCCTCTTCCTCGTGATGCTCTACGTCGCGACGGGCCGCGGCAGCTGGATCTTCATCGGCCTCGCGCTCTTCGCCGCGGGCGGCTGGGCGGCCACGCGCATCCTGCCCTACGTGCAGGGCCGCTTCGCGAACTGGCTCGACGCGTTCAACCCTGAGATCTACGAGCGCGAGGGCGGCAGCTTCCAGCTCGTGCAGGGCATCTTCGGGCTCGCGGATGGCGGCCTCGTCGGCACCGGGCTCGGCCAGGGCCGCCCCGACCTCGTGCCGCTCGCCGAGAGCGACTACATCATCGCGAGCCTCGGCGAGGAGCTCGGCCTCATCGGCCTCTTCGCGATCCTCGCGCTCTACCTCATCTTCGTCGCACGCGGCTTCCGCATCGGCGTCGCCGGCCAGGACGACTTCGGCCGCCTGCTCGCGGTCGGCCTGTCGTTCGTCGTCGCGCTGCAGGTGTTCATCGTCATCGGCGGCGTGACGCGCATCATCCCGCTCACGGGCCTCACGACGCCGTTCCTCGCGGCGGGCGGCTCGTCGCTCGTCGCCAACTGGCTCATCGTCGCGCTCCTGCTGCGGCTCTCGGATGCGGTGCGCCAGCAGCCGCACGCGATCGTCGAGGGAGGTGCCTCGTGA
- a CDS encoding PP2C family serine/threonine-protein phosphatase, protein MATIPTSAAVSHVGKIRASNQDSGYLGRHLFVVADGMGGHAGGDVASHIAAQRIAEADQQYASPEDAVRALHEALIAANGLLAETVFEHNELTGMGTTVSAIARVGDSFALAHIGDSRVYRFRAGELTQITTDHTFVQRLVESGRITPEEAAVHPRRAVLMRVLGDVDASPEIDTAVLDVKPGDRWLLCSDGLSGYVSEEKIVQVLSTIRTAQGAADRLVKESLDHGAPDNVTVLLIDIDDSDGASGANPVFVGSAAHPLTFGQEEEVRRPIRLPTLLLHPLKAVPPEDAHFEPESESYLDELIEEDRRRAIRRRILWGVGVGLAAAAIVLAGWLGYRWTQMHYFVGVSDGNVAIFQGVQQSIGPISLSSVYQTTAISVDDLPLYQQQAVEATISADSLRDAHEIVDRLSAAAGD, encoded by the coding sequence GTGGCGACCATCCCCACGAGCGCGGCGGTCTCCCACGTCGGCAAGATCCGCGCGAGCAACCAGGACTCCGGCTACCTCGGCCGGCACCTGTTCGTGGTGGCCGACGGCATGGGCGGCCACGCGGGCGGTGACGTCGCGAGCCACATCGCCGCGCAGCGCATCGCGGAGGCCGACCAGCAGTACGCGAGCCCCGAGGATGCGGTTCGCGCCCTCCACGAGGCGCTCATCGCCGCGAACGGCCTGCTCGCCGAGACGGTCTTCGAGCACAACGAGCTCACGGGCATGGGCACGACGGTGTCGGCGATCGCGCGCGTGGGCGACAGCTTCGCCCTGGCCCACATCGGCGACTCGCGCGTCTACCGCTTCCGCGCCGGCGAGCTCACGCAGATCACGACCGACCACACCTTCGTGCAACGGCTCGTCGAGTCGGGGCGCATCACGCCCGAGGAGGCGGCCGTGCACCCGCGGCGCGCCGTGCTCATGCGCGTGCTCGGCGACGTCGACGCCTCGCCCGAGATCGACACCGCGGTGCTCGACGTCAAGCCGGGCGACCGCTGGCTGCTGTGCTCCGACGGGCTCTCCGGCTACGTGTCGGAGGAGAAGATCGTGCAGGTGCTCAGCACCATCCGCACGGCGCAGGGCGCGGCCGACCGGCTCGTGAAGGAGAGCCTCGACCACGGCGCCCCCGACAACGTCACGGTGCTCCTCATCGACATCGACGACTCCGACGGCGCGTCCGGGGCGAACCCGGTCTTCGTCGGCTCTGCGGCGCATCCGCTCACCTTCGGCCAGGAGGAGGAGGTGCGGCGGCCCATCCGCCTCCCCACCCTCCTGCTGCACCCGCTCAAGGCGGTGCCGCCCGAGGACGCCCACTTCGAGCCCGAGAGCGAGAGCTACCTCGACGAGCTCATCGAGGAGGACCGCCGCCGCGCGATCCGCCGCCGCATCCTGTGGGGCGTCGGCGTGGGCCTCGCGGCCGCCGCGATCGTGCTCGCCGGCTGGCTCGGCTACCGCTGGACGCAGATGCACTACTTCGTGGGCGTGAGCGACGGCAACGTCGCGATCTTCCAGGGCGTGCAGCAGTCGATCGGGCCGATCTCGCTCTCGAGCGTCTACCAGACCACCGCGATCTCCGTCGACGACCTCCCCCTGTACCAGCAGCAGGCCGTCGAGGCGACCATCAGCGCCGACAGCCTGCGCGACGCGCACGAGATCGTCGACCGGCTCTCTGCGGCGGCGGGGGACTGA
- a CDS encoding FHA domain-containing protein, whose protein sequence is MSELTLLVLRLGFLILMWAFVFMVVYALRSDLFGNRARKLPTPAPAPADPFPASPLPTTPATPAPAPAAAAVPVAVAEPVPRAQPHASGDTPRRLVITSGPKEGMEIDLPTEQLTIGRSSESGLVIRDDYTSTHHARLMLWNDEWVIQDLDSTNGTFLDGTRVTLPTPVPVGSTVTIGTTSFELRR, encoded by the coding sequence GTGAGCGAACTGACCCTGCTCGTGCTGCGGCTCGGGTTCCTCATCCTCATGTGGGCGTTCGTCTTCATGGTGGTCTACGCGCTGCGCTCCGACCTCTTCGGCAACCGCGCGCGCAAGCTGCCCACGCCCGCGCCCGCTCCCGCCGACCCCTTCCCGGCATCCCCGCTCCCGACGACCCCGGCGACCCCGGCCCCGGCACCCGCAGCGGCGGCCGTGCCCGTCGCCGTCGCCGAGCCGGTGCCGCGCGCCCAGCCGCACGCGAGCGGCGACACCCCCCGCCGACTCGTCATCACCTCCGGCCCGAAGGAGGGCATGGAGATCGACCTGCCCACCGAGCAGCTCACGATCGGCCGTTCTAGCGAGTCGGGCCTCGTCATCCGCGACGACTACACCTCCACCCACCACGCCCGCCTCATGCTGTGGAACGACGAGTGGGTCATCCAAGACCTCGACTCGACGAACGGCACGTTCCTCGACGGCACGCGCGTGACGCTGCCGACCCCCGTGCCCGTCGGCTCGACCGTCACGATCGGCACGACGAGCTTCGAGCTGAGGCGCTGA
- a CDS encoding DUF3662 and FHA domain-containing protein, with product MGILDEFEKGLERVVGGAFAKTFKSGLQPLEVTAALRRELDTKAAVVSRDRILVPNRFTVRLSASDYERMTGLGPALIDEFTRLVQQHATAQRYTFAGGIDIRLQSDPKLSAGIVRIDSENVKGEVNWTPVLDIDGKRYPLKRGRTVIGRGSDADITLADTGTSRRHIEIAWDGTRGQVTDLGSTNGSKLNGQPVTKAVIEPDSVIEIGRTRIVFRVLAQAAELARPDGGAR from the coding sequence TTGGGGATTCTCGACGAATTCGAGAAGGGCTTGGAGCGCGTCGTGGGCGGCGCGTTCGCCAAGACCTTCAAGAGCGGTCTCCAGCCCCTCGAGGTCACCGCCGCCCTGCGCCGTGAGCTCGACACGAAGGCCGCCGTCGTGTCGCGCGACCGCATCCTCGTGCCCAACCGGTTCACGGTGCGGCTCTCGGCATCCGACTACGAGCGGATGACGGGGCTGGGCCCCGCGCTCATCGACGAGTTCACGCGCCTCGTGCAGCAGCACGCCACGGCGCAGCGCTACACCTTCGCGGGCGGCATCGACATCCGCCTGCAGTCCGACCCGAAGCTCTCGGCGGGCATCGTGCGCATCGACTCCGAGAACGTCAAGGGCGAGGTCAACTGGACGCCCGTGCTCGACATCGACGGCAAGCGCTACCCCCTCAAGCGCGGTCGCACCGTCATCGGGCGGGGATCGGATGCCGACATCACGCTCGCGGACACGGGCACCTCGCGCCGGCACATCGAGATCGCGTGGGACGGCACCCGGGGCCAGGTCACCGACCTCGGCTCGACGAACGGCTCGAAGCTCAACGGTCAGCCGGTCACGAAGGCCGTGATCGAGCCCGACTCGGTCATCGAGATCGGCCGCACCCGCATCGTGTTCCGCGTGCTCGCGCAGGCCGCCGAACTCGCCCGGCCGGATGGGGGAGCCCGGTGA
- a CDS encoding helix-turn-helix transcriptional regulator, with protein sequence MRTFEHPERDEITLDGVLSALADPLRRTIVRQLADGPEEQRCSLFELPVSASTRTHHFRVLREAGIISQRYEGTAILSSLRADDLAESAPGVLDAILTAERRAHAPAPAPAPAR encoded by the coding sequence ATGCGCACGTTCGAGCACCCCGAGCGAGACGAGATCACGCTCGACGGCGTGCTGTCGGCCCTCGCCGACCCGCTGCGCCGCACGATCGTGCGCCAGCTCGCCGACGGCCCGGAGGAGCAGCGATGCTCGCTCTTCGAGCTCCCCGTCTCCGCCTCGACGCGCACGCACCACTTCCGCGTGCTGCGCGAGGCCGGCATCATCTCGCAGCGCTACGAGGGCACCGCGATCCTCAGCAGCCTGCGCGCCGACGACCTCGCGGAGAGCGCCCCCGGCGTGCTCGACGCCATCCTCACCGCCGAGCGCCGCGCCCACGCACCTGCACCCGCACCCGCACCCGCGCGATAG
- a CDS encoding NAD-dependent epimerase/dehydratase family protein, protein MKILLTGATGYIGSAVLTALLDRSHEVLAPVRSAGSLEAVTRAGAQGVIGDVTDVAWLSGQLAQVDGAIHAAAPGDGAAEFDGRIVDAVLASFAGTAKPYVHTGGIWSWGAGAELRDDNAPNPPALTAWRPAVEARVLESGLTASVLSPGVVYGHDRGLAGLVAPDADGRARLIGDGSQHWTTVHVDDLAELYARVLEAGRPLGRLLGVSGVNPTVREIAEAYAPAEIVTETADETRARLGEAFADALLLDQQAVGDTARELGWAPTHPSLVEELRAR, encoded by the coding sequence ATGAAGATCCTCCTCACCGGAGCCACGGGCTACATCGGCTCGGCCGTGCTCACCGCCCTCCTCGACCGCAGCCACGAGGTGCTCGCGCCCGTGCGCAGCGCCGGCTCGCTCGAGGCCGTCACGCGTGCCGGCGCGCAGGGCGTCATCGGCGACGTGACCGACGTCGCGTGGCTGAGCGGGCAGCTCGCGCAGGTCGACGGCGCGATCCACGCCGCCGCCCCCGGCGACGGCGCAGCGGAGTTCGACGGCCGCATCGTCGACGCGGTGCTCGCGTCGTTCGCGGGCACCGCCAAGCCCTATGTGCACACGGGCGGCATCTGGTCGTGGGGCGCGGGCGCCGAGCTGCGCGACGACAACGCCCCCAACCCGCCCGCGCTCACCGCGTGGCGACCCGCGGTCGAGGCGCGCGTGCTCGAGAGCGGGCTCACGGCATCCGTGCTCTCCCCGGGCGTCGTCTACGGCCACGATCGCGGGCTCGCCGGGCTCGTGGCACCGGATGCCGACGGTCGCGCCCGGCTGATCGGCGACGGCTCCCAGCACTGGACGACCGTGCACGTCGACGACCTCGCCGAGCTCTACGCGCGAGTGCTCGAGGCCGGTCGCCCGCTCGGACGCCTGCTCGGCGTCTCGGGCGTCAACCCGACCGTGCGCGAGATCGCGGAGGCGTACGCCCCCGCGGAGATCGTCACCGAGACGGCCGATGAGACCCGCGCACGCCTCGGCGAGGCGTTCGCCGACGCCCTCCTGCTCGACCAGCAGGCGGTCGGCGACACGGCGCGCGAGCTCGGCTGGGCGCCCACGCATCCGTCGCTCGTCGAGGAGCTGCGGGCGCGCTGA